CAGCTTTTGAAATACTTATTGGATAAACATGATATCCAACGGGTTTCTGTGGAACGGGTGGTTTCTGGTATGGGAATTGTCGCAATTTATCAATTTCTACGCGATCGCGCTTTGCACGGCGCCGCAAGCGGCGAACGCAAAATTGCTGCTGAATCACCAGAAATTGCCCAAGTTGTCAGAAGCTGGGAACAAGAGGCGGGAAGGCAAGAAAAAAGCGTTGATCCAGGTGCTGTGATTGGTAAAGCTGCATTGCAAAAAAGCGATCGCCTGTGTGAACAGACGATGCAATTATTTGTAGAAGCTTACGGTGCAGAAGCAGGTAATCTTGCGCTGAAACTTCTACCCTACGGCGGTTTGTATGTTGCTGGTGGAATTGCTCCTAAAATACTGCCCTTGATTCAAGAAGACAGATTCTTACTCAACTTTACCCAAAAAGGCAGGATGCGTCAGCTACTCGAAGACATACCCGTGCATATTATCCTCAATCAAGAAGTGGGACTAATAGGTGCTGCGATCGCTGCTGCTAGGTTATAACAACTAGCAGTACATATGATATCAGCATCATAAAATCACAAACTATGACAATTAGAAGATTGCTGCCACTGATGGCAGCCATTTTAGTATTAAGTGTTTCTACAGGAGTCGAAGCACGTCCAGCCAAAAACCGAGTTTCTCAAAGCAAACCAAAGGTGAGTCAACCTGTGCAGCCAAAATGGAAGGTCTTCACACCTCCAGACAAGCGCTTTACTGTTTTAATGCCAGGAATACCAAAAACAGAAACTCAAATTCAAAAAACCCAGATGGGAGAAATTCAATTACAGATATTTGTGGCTCAACCTCCCAAGCAGGACGTGGCATATTTAGTGACATATAATGACTTTCCTGATAGTTACGGGCAAATGGTAACTCCTCAAGAAATATTTAATAATGCACAAAATATGGCTTTAAGAACTACACAAAGTTATTT
The sequence above is a segment of the Mastigocladopsis repens PCC 10914 genome. Coding sequences within it:
- a CDS encoding glucokinase, with product MTLLLAGDIGGTKTILRLVEASDQPLLRTVYEATYRSGDFLDLVPMVQQFLLKADTSTPQKACFAIAGPVVKNTAKLTNLVWFLDTERLQQELGIPQISLINDFAAVGYGVLGLDKQEVLTLQPGKLNPEAPIAILGAGTGLGQGFLIKQGDNYQVFPSEGGHADFAPRTELEFQLLKYLLDKHDIQRVSVERVVSGMGIVAIYQFLRDRALHGAASGERKIAAESPEIAQVVRSWEQEAGRQEKSVDPGAVIGKAALQKSDRLCEQTMQLFVEAYGAEAGNLALKLLPYGGLYVAGGIAPKILPLIQEDRFLLNFTQKGRMRQLLEDIPVHIILNQEVGLIGAAIAAARL